Proteins encoded within one genomic window of Nitrososphaerales archaeon:
- the gatB gene encoding Asp-tRNA(Asn)/Glu-tRNA(Gln) amidotransferase subunit GatB, with translation MVKEDLVRIGLEVHCQLTKLKSKLFCNCSSDYRGKGPNTNICPVCFGMPGSLPVLNEKALKYALMIALALNAKISERMLFYRKNYFYPDMPKNFQISQYDKAGGMPLATGGRLSLDDGKIINIRRIQLEEDTGKLSYDGTIESSSTTYIDYNRAGIALIEIVTEPDMNSPKEARLFLQKLSSILEHLGLCDPNLEGAIRCDANISFGGGRRVEIKNISSFKEVERALRFEITRQRNLVSKGIEVKSETRHWDDVRRVTFSLRVKEEEEDYRYFPEPDLVPIEISNEMIQQVLSEMPELPEARKRRFMDRYGLPSQTAEVLTSRKALADLFEKSIELYPNAREIANWLASDLLAYLADTNKEIESLNVKPDHFAELVRLIDDGVISRSLAKSIFIEMVSTGKMPSEIVKGKGLEKISDQDYILQVVDKVFKENERAVKDALMNEKAINYLMGCVMKESGGKIDPNVVLQIIRQRLDQIRSVR, from the coding sequence ATGGTTAAGGAGGATTTGGTAAGGATAGGGCTTGAAGTTCACTGCCAACTTACAAAACTTAAGAGCAAATTATTCTGTAATTGCTCTTCAGATTATCGAGGGAAAGGGCCGAATACCAACATCTGCCCGGTATGCTTTGGTATGCCTGGTTCATTACCGGTTCTGAATGAAAAAGCACTAAAGTATGCATTGATGATCGCTCTGGCATTAAATGCTAAAATATCTGAGAGGATGCTATTCTATCGAAAGAACTACTTTTATCCGGACATGCCCAAGAACTTCCAAATTTCTCAATATGACAAAGCTGGTGGTATGCCATTAGCAACGGGAGGTCGATTAAGTTTGGATGATGGTAAGATCATCAATATACGAAGGATTCAGTTGGAAGAAGATACTGGCAAATTGAGTTACGATGGTACGATCGAATCCTCCAGCACAACTTACATCGACTACAACCGAGCGGGTATCGCTCTGATAGAGATCGTAACCGAGCCTGATATGAATTCGCCCAAAGAAGCAAGGCTCTTTCTCCAGAAGTTGAGTTCTATACTGGAGCATTTAGGTTTATGTGATCCGAATTTGGAGGGCGCGATAAGGTGTGATGCGAATATATCGTTTGGTGGTGGGAGAAGGGTCGAAATCAAGAATATTTCATCCTTTAAAGAAGTGGAGAGGGCTCTAAGGTTTGAAATCACTAGGCAGAGGAACCTCGTATCGAAAGGTATTGAGGTGAAGAGTGAAACGAGACACTGGGATGATGTAAGGAGGGTTACATTCAGCTTAAGGGTGAAGGAGGAAGAGGAAGATTATAGGTACTTTCCAGAGCCCGATCTTGTACCTATCGAAATCTCGAATGAAATGATACAACAAGTTTTGAGCGAGATGCCCGAATTACCGGAGGCGCGTAAAAGAAGATTTATGGATCGGTACGGCCTTCCATCACAAACGGCTGAAGTTTTAACTAGTAGAAAGGCTTTGGCCGATCTCTTTGAAAAGAGCATCGAACTATACCCTAATGCAAGAGAGATCGCGAATTGGTTGGCTAGTGATTTACTCGCCTATTTGGCTGATACGAATAAAGAGATCGAATCTTTGAATGTCAAACCCGATCATTTTGCGGAATTGGTACGCCTTATCGATGATGGTGTGATCAGTAGAAGTCTTGCGAAGTCTATATTCATAGAGATGGTTTCAACGGGCAAGATGCCGAGCGAAATTGTGAAGGGGAAGGGGTTGGAGAAGATTTCTGACCAGGATTATATCTTACAGGTTGTGGATAAAGTCTTTAAAGAGAATGAAAGGGCGGTAAAGGATGCCCTTATGAATGAGAAAGCGATAAATTATCTGATGGGTTGTGTGATGAAAGAATCGGGTGGTAAGATCGATCCTAACGTAGTCCTTCAGATAATTAGGCAGAGGCTCGATCAGATAAGGTCGGTGAGGTGA